Proteins encoded in a region of the Lepidochelys kempii isolate rLepKem1 chromosome 24, rLepKem1.hap2, whole genome shotgun sequence genome:
- the LOC140902851 gene encoding phospholipase A2 inhibitor and Ly6/PLAUR domain-containing protein-like has product MVCTEKGFFQPPGSTLQCEVCASEEQSCAGPLQLCAPSEGTCVTVVAEFRLERNSFSYTGKSCLEPKNCEPGPFSLTYAHNVTVRVNIACCDTDGCNAGAIPGDIKLRMTAAGCGSPGACVKRALVKKYAQGVPEILSQAKCYPAPRAGGGIGEP; this is encoded by the exons atggtttgtactgagaagggatttttccaacctccagggagcaccctgcaatgcgaggtgtgtgcgtccGAAGAGCAATCATgcgccggccccctgcagctctgcgcCCCCTCGGAAGGGACCTGCGTCACTGTCGTGGCTGAGTtcaggctgg agAGAAACTCCTTCTCCTACACGGGTAAATCGTGCCTGGAGCCCAAGAACTGTGAGCCCGGCCCCTTCTCGCTGACCTACGCACACAATGTCACCGTGCGGGTGAACATCGCCTGCTGTGACACCGACGGCTGCAACgccggggccatcccag GTGACATCAAACTGAGGATGACTGCGGCTGGATGTGGCTCCCCTGGCGCCTGCGTGAAGAGGGCGTTGGTGAAGAAATACGCCCAGGGCGTGCCGGAGATCCTGAGCCAGGCCAAGTGCTacccagctcccagggccggtggaggcatcggggagccctga